Proteins encoded by one window of Halobacteriovorax sp. GB3:
- a CDS encoding DMT family transporter yields MSTYSALLIPVILGTVGILQAGLNRTMSNEVGLTHAALLGNAITLICSCLLLFYIKINSDKLPSMFELKASISAFKWWYIIPGIFGFMFVIGLPWGIYKIGAVKVTVGLIAAQMIAGVLWDIFVEKIPVNTMKVMGMLSAGLSVVFITFSK; encoded by the coding sequence ATGAGTACATATTCAGCTCTTTTAATTCCCGTCATTCTTGGAACTGTCGGAATTTTACAAGCAGGTTTAAATAGAACAATGTCTAATGAAGTTGGACTTACCCATGCAGCACTTCTTGGGAATGCCATTACATTGATTTGTAGCTGCCTTCTTCTTTTTTATATCAAAATAAACTCAGACAAACTTCCAAGTATGTTTGAATTAAAAGCAAGTATCTCTGCTTTTAAATGGTGGTATATCATTCCTGGTATTTTCGGTTTCATGTTCGTTATTGGACTGCCTTGGGGAATTTATAAAATCGGCGCAGTAAAAGTAACTGTAGGACTCATTGCTGCTCAGATGATAGCGGGTGTTCTTTGGGATATATTTGTAGAAAAAATTCCAGTTAATACTATGAAAGTTATGGGAATGCTAAGTGCAGGGCTTTCCGTTGTCTTCATTACTTTTTCTAAGTAA
- a CDS encoding mannose-1-phosphate guanylyltransferase, protein MSKKAYCLVMAGGKGTRFWPESTKQKPKQYLTLTGDRPLLAQTLTRFDNLVGFDDRYIVTVKEQEKLVEAASLDLSPKENIIFEPAGRNTAPCILLSLARLIKDGASDDDLIVVVPSDHVILNTTGFQSTITKAMEIAKLRKEIVTIGIVPHFPHTGFGYIQRGEQVENGYRVEQFKEKPDFETAKAYLSSGNFYWNAGMFVAPISVFKEELELHSPEISKFFNPLLENLNDDQKLSEIYNSIPEDSIDYAVMEKSEKVSVCPAEFDWNDLGSWDALESVIEDQDENTIVQSKGHYFENAKGNIVFTPDRFVSLINVDDLIVVSNEKSVVVLPKKDSQRVKNIVEFLKKSDLGEDLL, encoded by the coding sequence ATGTCTAAAAAAGCTTATTGTTTAGTAATGGCCGGTGGTAAAGGCACTCGTTTTTGGCCAGAATCAACAAAGCAAAAACCAAAACAATATTTAACTTTAACTGGTGATCGTCCGCTTCTCGCTCAGACACTCACTCGATTTGATAATCTCGTTGGTTTTGATGATCGCTATATTGTAACAGTTAAAGAACAAGAAAAGCTTGTTGAAGCAGCAAGTTTAGATCTCTCTCCTAAAGAAAATATTATTTTTGAACCTGCTGGAAGAAATACAGCTCCTTGTATTTTATTATCTTTGGCAAGGCTTATAAAAGATGGCGCATCTGATGATGATCTTATTGTCGTTGTTCCCTCTGATCATGTTATTTTAAATACAACTGGTTTTCAGTCGACAATTACTAAGGCGATGGAAATTGCAAAACTTAGAAAAGAAATTGTTACGATTGGAATCGTTCCTCATTTTCCGCATACTGGTTTTGGCTATATTCAGCGTGGTGAGCAAGTTGAAAATGGTTATCGTGTAGAGCAATTTAAAGAGAAACCTGATTTTGAAACTGCTAAGGCTTACTTAAGCTCAGGAAATTTTTACTGGAATGCGGGAATGTTTGTCGCTCCAATTTCTGTTTTTAAAGAAGAGCTTGAGTTACATTCTCCTGAGATTTCAAAGTTCTTCAATCCACTGCTTGAAAATCTAAATGATGATCAAAAGTTGTCTGAAATTTATAATTCTATTCCAGAGGACTCAATTGATTATGCGGTTATGGAAAAGTCTGAGAAGGTAAGTGTTTGTCCTGCTGAGTTTGATTGGAATGATCTTGGCTCATGGGATGCTCTTGAATCAGTAATTGAAGATCAAGATGAAAATACAATTGTTCAGTCCAAGGGACATTACTTTGAAAATGCGAAAGGAAATATCGTTTTTACGCCTGATCGCTTTGTTTCTCTAATTAATGTTGATGATCTCATTGTAGTTTCTAATGAAAAGTCAGTAGTCGTTCTACCTAAGAAGGATTCGCAACGAGTAAAGAATATCGTCGAGTTTTTAAAGAAGTCTGATCTAGGAGAAGATTTACTTTAA
- a CDS encoding class I SAM-dependent rRNA methyltransferase, producing MKGKKILPEILQRPYPRVPLHPMTIKYMKKGHPWVTLDKFSAQFPSKRTFLVGTNGKSVENSILIHDPEHKTVKARVWSQKEPFVEGVKHFPQDLNERVKDAFLKREQLKIERERDNFYLIFGESDYIPGVHVQKFKQTILVQYYANYWEKLQNFLLRSIELALKEFYPGEKFSLVIQQRNSDKKANSKKAKFSEINCAPIKTEVIQEYGVRYQIYFDQSYDFGIYTDMAAIRKRVAPYLKGKNKLLNLYSYTGAYSLFALSQGVGKTVSVDLSGKYLSWLDKNIELNEDFKNRNTNIESSTEDALSKFKQSDEKFDFIVCDPPSASSDGKKVTKAFNAYSSLLPKLVDITEKDGNILIFLNTHSITWKKFETKIQEILKTRLKNKKVTIEKKFNLIDDCPRLSGFIEGDYLKGLLLKVH from the coding sequence ATGAAAGGAAAGAAAATCCTTCCAGAAATACTACAAAGGCCTTATCCAAGAGTCCCACTTCACCCTATGACGATCAAGTACATGAAGAAAGGACATCCATGGGTTACTCTCGATAAATTCTCAGCTCAATTTCCTTCAAAAAGAACCTTCTTAGTCGGGACAAACGGAAAGAGCGTTGAGAATTCTATTTTAATTCACGATCCAGAACATAAGACCGTCAAGGCACGTGTTTGGTCACAAAAGGAACCTTTTGTAGAAGGTGTAAAACACTTCCCACAAGATCTCAATGAAAGAGTTAAAGATGCTTTCTTAAAGAGAGAACAATTAAAAATAGAAAGGGAAAGAGACAACTTCTATCTGATTTTTGGTGAATCTGATTATATTCCAGGTGTTCACGTTCAAAAGTTTAAGCAGACAATTCTCGTTCAATATTATGCGAACTATTGGGAAAAGCTTCAGAATTTCTTACTGAGATCAATTGAGCTCGCATTAAAAGAATTCTACCCAGGGGAAAAGTTCTCTTTAGTTATTCAGCAGAGAAATTCAGATAAAAAGGCCAATTCTAAAAAGGCCAAGTTTAGTGAAATCAACTGCGCTCCTATTAAAACTGAAGTCATTCAAGAATATGGTGTTCGTTACCAAATCTATTTTGATCAAAGCTATGACTTTGGGATCTATACAGATATGGCGGCCATTAGAAAAAGAGTTGCTCCTTACTTAAAAGGAAAGAATAAACTTCTTAATCTTTACTCATACACTGGAGCTTACTCTCTCTTTGCCCTCTCTCAAGGTGTAGGGAAAACGGTTAGTGTCGATCTTTCTGGTAAGTATCTTTCTTGGCTCGATAAAAATATTGAACTCAATGAAGATTTTAAAAATAGAAATACAAATATTGAATCATCAACTGAAGATGCACTTTCAAAATTTAAGCAATCAGATGAAAAATTTGATTTTATCGTCTGTGATCCCCCTAGTGCTTCAAGCGATGGTAAAAAAGTAACAAAGGCCTTCAATGCCTATAGCTCACTTCTCCCAAAGCTCGTAGATATTACAGAAAAAGATGGAAACATTCTTATCTTTTTAAACACGCATAGTATTACATGGAAGAAGTTTGAAACAAAGATTCAAGAGATTTTGAAAACAAGATTAAAAAATAAAAAAGTTACGATTGAGAAAAAGTTTAATCTTATCGATGACTGCCCACGCTTAAGTGGTTTTATTGAAGGCGATTATTTAAAAGGCCTTCTTTTAAAGGTTCATTAA
- a CDS encoding CpaF/VirB11 family protein, which produces MNQIEIKIEKTFKDDFYQLAQKQQFETFDNLMTRLEMKTGLKKNTISNISDLKKWFDNILSLKEVETILERNDFEEFIIHSPQKASLSLQGNKQECPLNGFDDKDLQTALEYLAHKNGQFWNYTNPFVSFKCSISKIDLRCTLIHKSTCPSGHSKAFFRRQSSMIHPLDSFCENNSKEIMCELIKNKRNIIISGSTGSGKTSFIKSLLYESSEPDEHIIILEDTDEIERKTETWTKLLSVNQKGKTLKDFCHYALRMSPDRMVLGEIRSSEVIPFVLSMNNGHKGLLSTVHANSANDTLSRLSLLFSLYNDSSGSIDHQTINQLMAQSIDYVVHLKNKKVHEISKVISWHGQRPTFEHLYKKAISNTLEDNHGKSSRPFQIGF; this is translated from the coding sequence ATGAATCAAATAGAAATTAAAATCGAAAAAACGTTCAAAGATGACTTTTATCAATTAGCTCAAAAACAGCAGTTTGAAACATTTGATAACTTAATGACTAGATTAGAAATGAAAACGGGCCTTAAAAAAAATACGATTTCAAATATTAGTGATCTCAAAAAATGGTTTGATAACATTCTCTCTCTGAAAGAAGTTGAAACCATACTTGAGAGAAATGATTTTGAAGAGTTCATCATTCACTCTCCTCAAAAAGCGAGCTTATCTTTGCAAGGAAACAAACAAGAGTGTCCTCTTAATGGATTTGATGATAAAGACCTTCAAACTGCACTAGAATACCTGGCCCATAAAAATGGGCAATTTTGGAATTATACAAACCCATTCGTTAGTTTCAAATGTTCAATTTCCAAAATTGACTTACGTTGTACACTTATTCACAAGTCAACTTGCCCCAGTGGTCATTCTAAGGCCTTCTTTAGAAGACAGTCATCAATGATTCATCCCTTGGATTCTTTTTGTGAAAATAATTCGAAAGAGATTATGTGTGAGCTCATTAAGAATAAAAGAAATATTATTATTTCAGGTTCAACAGGCTCTGGAAAAACATCATTTATTAAGTCACTTCTTTATGAATCAAGTGAACCGGATGAGCATATTATTATCTTAGAAGATACTGATGAAATTGAAAGAAAGACAGAGACATGGACAAAATTACTTTCAGTAAACCAAAAAGGAAAGACCTTAAAGGACTTTTGCCATTATGCTCTAAGAATGAGTCCAGACAGAATGGTTCTTGGGGAAATTAGATCAAGTGAAGTTATCCCGTTTGTGTTATCGATGAACAATGGCCATAAAGGTCTACTCTCCACCGTTCACGCTAATAGTGCAAATGACACACTCTCTAGGCTCTCACTCCTTTTTAGTCTCTATAATGACTCATCAGGTAGTATTGATCATCAAACGATAAATCAATTAATGGCACAAAGTATTGACTATGTTGTTCATCTAAAAAACAAAAAGGTACACGAGATATCAAAAGTTATTTCATGGCATGGACAGCGACCTACATTTGAACATCTCTATAAAAAGGCGATTAGCAATACTCTAGAAGATAATCATGGCAAATCTTCAAGGCCCTTTCAAATTGGTTTTTAG
- a CDS encoding aspartate kinase: MANRIVCKFGGSSVRDAQAIERCLQIIQDTEGAKMMVVSATYDTTNQLEKLADFFLSNFEASKIYLKSILDRHKEIAVQLNINESMEMVFLGLEKEILKLGEQIASKSYLYDHNMDALYSFGERLSSHLVYFYAKELLKDRDVKFIDARKVIITNGDFKKALPLVNDIKEAAYQEILSDDSFKSFYITQGFIGQSQKGETTTLGREGSDFSAVLFAEAIGANRVYIWTDVPGIATCDPRLIEDAQFISEMSYEEASAMAMAGAKVLFPKTLEPAMRSSIDVYVKSTYEPDCTGTRISGSVGEGRKIVGLAFDEKVIENRNYMKISFIGNSLLNENFNPYDLLKESGISLETFEQTQKKVSLLVPKNQFERALKICHDYLLEYC; the protein is encoded by the coding sequence TTGGCAAATCGTATCGTATGTAAATTTGGTGGAAGCTCTGTCAGAGACGCACAAGCAATTGAGCGTTGTCTGCAGATCATTCAAGACACTGAAGGGGCCAAGATGATGGTCGTCTCGGCCACATACGATACGACAAACCAACTTGAAAAACTCGCTGATTTCTTTCTTTCAAATTTTGAGGCCTCTAAAATATATTTAAAATCGATTCTCGATCGTCATAAAGAGATCGCGGTTCAGCTGAATATTAATGAGTCTATGGAAATGGTTTTCCTGGGTCTTGAAAAAGAGATTTTAAAACTAGGTGAGCAGATCGCCTCGAAATCTTATCTCTACGATCATAATATGGACGCTCTCTATTCATTTGGGGAGAGGCTATCTAGTCATTTAGTCTATTTTTATGCAAAAGAGCTTTTAAAAGATCGAGATGTAAAGTTTATTGATGCACGAAAAGTTATCATAACAAATGGAGACTTCAAAAAAGCTCTACCGCTTGTTAATGATATTAAAGAAGCTGCCTACCAAGAAATTCTATCAGATGATTCATTTAAAAGTTTCTACATCACACAAGGCTTTATTGGCCAAAGCCAAAAGGGAGAGACAACGACACTTGGTCGAGAAGGCTCCGACTTTTCAGCGGTTCTCTTTGCAGAGGCTATTGGGGCAAATCGCGTTTATATTTGGACCGATGTTCCTGGTATTGCAACTTGTGATCCTAGACTGATTGAAGATGCTCAGTTTATTAGCGAGATGAGTTATGAAGAAGCTTCTGCTATGGCCATGGCCGGTGCGAAGGTTCTCTTTCCTAAAACATTAGAACCGGCCATGAGATCGTCTATCGATGTTTATGTGAAGTCTACATATGAACCTGATTGTACGGGGACTCGAATAAGTGGTTCAGTGGGAGAGGGACGAAAAATTGTTGGTCTCGCCTTTGATGAGAAAGTCATCGAAAATAGAAATTATATGAAGATTTCATTTATTGGAAACTCTCTTTTGAATGAAAACTTCAACCCTTACGATCTGCTCAAAGAATCAGGTATTTCTCTTGAAACATTCGAGCAAACTCAAAAGAAGGTTTCACTTCTTGTTCCTAAAAACCAATTTGAAAGGGCCTTGAAGATTTGCCATGATTATCTTCTAGAGTATTGCTAA
- the ettA gene encoding energy-dependent translational throttle protein EttA, with protein MSQTNDKQIIYSMNRVGKVYKNKHVLKDISLSYFYGAKIGVLGLNGAGKSTLLKIMAGLDDNHLGETHMAKNYTIGYLEQEPKLDPEKTVREIVEEGCQEIVDALKEFEDISMKFSEPMSDDEMNALLDKQAKLQDKLDATNAWDLDSRLDLAMDALRCPASDQKCGVLSGGEKRRVALCRLLLSEPDILLLDEPTNHLDAETVWWLERHLQKYKGTVIAVTHDRYFLDNVAGWILELDRGKGIPFEGNYTGWLEQKATRLAQEEKSESKKQKALKEELEWIRSNPKARQAKSKARIKNYEERAKDSREKRNETNELFIPPGPRLGNKVIEAQGVSKAFDDKLLYENLNFKLPAGGIVGIIGANGAGKTTLFKMIAGDEKPTSGTLELGETVKLAYVDQGRDLDPTKTIYETISDNLEFIDMDGFQLNSRAYIARFNFSGEDQKKLVSELSGGERNRVHLAKVLKEGGNVLLLDEPTNDLDVNTLQALEKAVVDYAGCAVIISHDRFFLDRVATHILAFEGEGEVVWFEGSFSDYEEDKRRRLGDAAVNPKRHQYKKLTRD; from the coding sequence ATGAGTCAGACAAACGACAAGCAAATCATTTATTCAATGAACCGTGTTGGAAAAGTATATAAGAACAAGCACGTTTTAAAAGATATTAGCCTTTCTTATTTCTATGGAGCGAAGATCGGTGTTCTCGGTTTAAACGGAGCAGGTAAGTCGACTCTTTTAAAAATTATGGCAGGCCTTGATGACAATCACCTTGGTGAAACTCATATGGCCAAAAACTATACTATTGGTTACCTCGAGCAAGAGCCGAAACTAGATCCTGAAAAAACAGTAAGAGAAATCGTTGAAGAAGGGTGCCAAGAGATCGTTGATGCCCTTAAAGAATTTGAAGACATCTCGATGAAATTCTCTGAGCCAATGAGCGATGATGAAATGAATGCTCTTCTTGATAAGCAAGCAAAGCTTCAGGATAAACTAGATGCTACAAATGCATGGGATCTCGATTCAAGACTCGATCTCGCTATGGATGCTCTTCGTTGTCCTGCTTCTGATCAAAAATGTGGAGTACTTTCTGGAGGGGAGAAAAGAAGGGTGGCCCTATGTCGTCTTCTTCTGAGTGAGCCAGATATTCTTCTTTTAGATGAGCCTACTAACCACCTTGATGCTGAAACTGTATGGTGGCTGGAAAGACACCTGCAAAAATATAAAGGGACAGTTATTGCTGTAACCCACGACCGTTATTTCCTTGATAACGTTGCTGGTTGGATCCTTGAACTTGACCGTGGAAAAGGTATTCCTTTTGAAGGTAACTATACTGGTTGGCTAGAGCAAAAAGCAACGAGACTTGCACAGGAAGAAAAAAGTGAGTCGAAAAAACAAAAGGCCCTTAAAGAGGAACTTGAGTGGATCCGCTCAAATCCTAAGGCCCGTCAAGCTAAGTCTAAGGCACGTATTAAAAACTATGAAGAAAGAGCTAAAGACTCTCGTGAAAAAAGAAATGAAACGAATGAGCTTTTCATTCCACCAGGTCCAAGACTTGGGAATAAAGTTATCGAGGCCCAAGGTGTTTCTAAGGCCTTCGATGATAAGCTTCTATATGAAAACCTCAATTTCAAGCTACCTGCAGGGGGAATTGTTGGGATTATCGGTGCCAACGGTGCAGGTAAGACAACTCTTTTCAAAATGATTGCAGGTGATGAAAAACCAACATCTGGAACATTAGAGCTTGGTGAAACAGTAAAGCTTGCCTACGTTGATCAGGGGCGTGATCTTGATCCAACGAAAACAATCTATGAAACAATTTCAGATAATTTAGAATTCATTGATATGGATGGCTTCCAATTAAACTCTAGGGCCTATATCGCAAGATTTAACTTCTCTGGAGAAGATCAGAAAAAACTTGTTAGCGAACTATCTGGTGGTGAGAGAAACAGAGTTCACCTTGCAAAAGTTCTCAAAGAAGGTGGAAACGTTCTGCTTCTGGATGAGCCAACAAACGACCTCGATGTAAATACACTACAGGCCTTGGAAAAAGCTGTTGTTGATTATGCCGGATGTGCCGTTATCATCTCCCACGACCGTTTCTTCCTCGACCGTGTTGCAACTCATATTCTCGCATTCGAAGGAGAGGGTGAAGTCGTCTGGTTTGAAGGATCATTCTCTGATTACGAAGAGGACAAGAGACGTCGCCTAGGTGATGCCGCTGTTAATCCTAAGAGACACCAATATAAGAAATTAACAAGAGATTAA
- a CDS encoding Flp family type IVb pilin, whose amino-acid sequence MKRKILKDQKGQGVLEYIIISSLVGIFCLAAIGKYGEVLKKRVNNMTNKVSQRVRL is encoded by the coding sequence ATGAAAAGGAAAATTTTAAAAGACCAAAAAGGACAAGGCGTTCTCGAATACATCATCATCTCAAGCCTTGTTGGAATCTTCTGTTTAGCCGCCATTGGAAAGTATGGAGAAGTTTTAAAGAAGAGAGTGAACAATATGACGAATAAAGTTTCTCAAAGAGTCAGACTGTAA
- a CDS encoding TolC family protein, with protein sequence MKTTTTLLLSGLFLISPKIIHAQSTESNLSKEELYVQEQLKEKSLDGPSSIKSLGLQAAIEQGLRKNHLQKVRDYQLSLLDLNFEDDKESFWMPKLSLNLTTEEQRITTLTSGNSQTGETSKATVGTLSLGFDDYTLFNWGKDYLAYLNTKNTFFREKEKLNEQKRDLKHSIIISYFNLYQLFQIQDAAKDQLRHASFIYRLNKEKASVKKINVQQYYQARSEYLIAQRAYHEAKANTQIAAEQLAELLGDDVGTEYVLEDEVNYEKLRLSYNESLSLAKKHNPAVLDAKTSIENSIRSEEITRREDLPLPKISVKLGAYNHVFGNGQASTTFSTGTNNNDVEVVASINASWALTGKDGLLNRRKRELAEVNKILAYKQKDAYTRSAHSSIKQSYKKIQKFQNLIAILEANIPTLQKSFDAALENYLNKRTSYNDYHLALEELIEARKELEINKFLHTQEKILLAKAIGLEDFPGQNFEKLAKPVKR encoded by the coding sequence ATGAAAACAACAACGACTCTGTTATTAAGTGGGCTCTTTTTAATAAGTCCAAAAATCATTCACGCCCAATCAACTGAGAGCAATCTTTCAAAAGAAGAACTCTATGTTCAAGAGCAGCTGAAAGAGAAATCTCTTGATGGTCCATCAAGCATTAAGTCTCTTGGTCTCCAAGCGGCCATTGAGCAGGGGCTTAGAAAGAATCACCTTCAAAAAGTTCGCGACTATCAACTTAGTCTACTCGATCTTAATTTCGAAGATGATAAAGAAAGTTTTTGGATGCCAAAGCTCTCTCTAAATCTTACGACTGAAGAACAAAGAATAACAACACTTACAAGTGGTAACAGTCAAACAGGCGAAACCAGTAAAGCAACAGTTGGAACCCTCTCTCTTGGATTTGATGACTATACGCTTTTTAATTGGGGTAAAGACTATCTCGCCTACCTTAATACAAAGAACACATTTTTTAGAGAGAAAGAAAAACTCAACGAGCAAAAGCGCGACTTAAAACATAGTATTATCATCTCATATTTCAATCTCTATCAACTCTTTCAAATTCAAGATGCCGCGAAAGACCAGCTCAGACACGCTTCTTTCATTTACCGTTTAAATAAAGAAAAGGCCTCTGTAAAAAAGATTAATGTTCAACAATACTACCAAGCAAGATCAGAGTATCTTATTGCTCAAAGGGCCTATCACGAAGCTAAGGCAAATACACAAATTGCAGCTGAACAATTAGCGGAGCTACTTGGTGATGATGTTGGAACAGAATATGTATTAGAAGATGAAGTCAATTACGAAAAGCTTCGCCTTTCTTATAACGAATCACTTAGCCTTGCTAAAAAACACAACCCAGCAGTTCTCGATGCTAAAACATCAATTGAAAACTCAATTCGAAGTGAAGAGATTACAAGAAGAGAAGATCTTCCCCTTCCTAAAATCTCAGTAAAACTTGGAGCTTACAATCATGTTTTTGGCAACGGCCAAGCTAGCACGACATTTTCAACAGGGACAAATAATAATGATGTTGAAGTCGTCGCAAGTATCAATGCCAGTTGGGCACTGACAGGAAAAGATGGTCTTCTCAATCGTAGAAAAAGAGAATTAGCTGAAGTTAATAAAATTTTAGCCTATAAGCAAAAAGATGCTTACACAAGAAGTGCTCATTCTTCGATAAAACAAAGCTATAAAAAGATTCAAAAATTCCAAAACCTTATCGCAATCCTAGAGGCCAATATTCCTACTCTACAAAAGAGTTTCGATGCGGCTCTAGAGAATTACCTCAATAAGAGAACCTCTTATAATGATTACCACCTCGCTCTTGAAGAACTTATTGAAGCGAGAAAGGAATTAGAAATTAATAAATTCCTCCATACCCAAGAAAAAATTCTTCTCGCCAAAGCAATTGGACTTGAAGACTTTCCTGGTCAAAATTTTGAAAAATTAGCTAAGCCGGTGAAGAGGTAA
- the purB gene encoding adenylosuccinate lyase: MIPRYEKKEISQIWTEENKFKKFLQVEIELLKALESEKMIPNKTSDAFDHVTINLSRIHEIEKTTRHDVIAFCSSITEQVDPNVSKYFHYGVTSSDIIDTALSLQVRESLDLILLSFEKLLKTLKEKANQHANTLTIGRSHGMYAEPMSFSQKLMGHYFEFERRYQDLKDFYHKELTAQFSGAVGNYTILTKDVEKKAAHALGLKVEDCSTQVIPRDRLAKLISITALYGAALERLCIEIRHLHRSDVGEIHEGFSKGQKGSSTMPHKKNPISGENLSGIARILRSHIHIALENTLLWHERDISHSSAERMYLPDAMGLVLYSLERLDSTIENLVVHTDRMEERVKENFTYLSSFYLHKIIDQTDLSREEIYPIVQKASFGAKGAEDFHKMIKEAIPSLELKLPTFEEIKKIFLANH, encoded by the coding sequence ATGATCCCTCGCTACGAGAAAAAAGAGATCTCTCAAATTTGGACAGAAGAGAATAAATTTAAAAAATTTCTTCAAGTTGAAATTGAACTCTTAAAAGCTCTCGAAAGCGAAAAGATGATTCCAAATAAAACTTCAGATGCTTTTGACCATGTGACAATTAATCTTTCTCGTATTCACGAGATAGAAAAGACGACAAGACATGACGTCATTGCTTTTTGCAGCTCTATAACTGAGCAAGTAGACCCCAATGTTTCAAAATACTTTCACTATGGAGTCACATCTAGTGACATCATAGATACGGCGCTAAGCCTTCAAGTAAGAGAATCACTCGATCTTATTTTACTTAGCTTTGAGAAACTTCTTAAGACCCTTAAAGAAAAAGCAAACCAACACGCTAATACTTTAACAATTGGTAGAAGCCACGGAATGTATGCTGAACCAATGAGTTTTTCACAAAAACTTATGGGCCACTACTTTGAATTTGAAAGAAGATACCAAGATCTCAAAGACTTTTATCATAAGGAACTAACGGCTCAATTTAGTGGTGCCGTTGGAAACTATACGATCTTAACAAAGGACGTTGAAAAGAAAGCGGCCCATGCTCTTGGACTTAAAGTTGAAGATTGTTCAACACAAGTTATTCCAAGAGATCGTCTAGCAAAACTTATTTCTATCACCGCTCTTTATGGTGCCGCCCTTGAAAGACTTTGTATAGAGATTCGTCATCTTCATAGAAGTGATGTTGGAGAAATTCATGAGGGCTTTTCTAAAGGACAAAAAGGCTCATCAACAATGCCTCATAAGAAAAATCCGATTAGCGGTGAAAACCTATCAGGAATAGCGCGTATTCTACGCTCACATATTCACATTGCTCTTGAAAATACCCTTCTTTGGCATGAACGAGATATTTCTCACAGCTCTGCAGAAAGAATGTACCTACCAGATGCGATGGGACTTGTTCTCTACTCTCTTGAGAGACTTGACTCGACAATTGAAAACCTTGTTGTTCACACAGATAGAATGGAAGAGAGAGTAAAAGAGAATTTTACTTATCTATCAAGTTTCTACCTTCATAAAATTATAGATCAAACGGATCTTAGTCGTGAAGAAATCTACCCGATTGTACAAAAGGCAAGCTTTGGAGCGAAAGGGGCAGAAGATTTTCACAAGATGATCAAAGAGGCGATCCCTTCACTCGAGTTGAAACTTCCAACATTTGAAGAGATCAAAAAGATTTTTCTAGCTAATCATTAA
- a CDS encoding SPOR domain-containing protein → MEDKTKVYVFAKKEVFTIFFIMIVTSFVSFLLGVKVGGEFAMNDSGINSQMMQEMKKVEKPIEFKSQDEELVEKMVEEKAQPKTEETDKYREQIKKKIEEEFKMEDQSFNEPTSMKTADEKMETVASAPKAEAAKEDVVEKEYVKKSEWSGKYTIQLMADKSKLKTEEFARTVTVRGYDPIIYDVDIPGRGVYYRVSVGVFDSVSEAKEFVLKNKSFFQGSDYHFMPFE, encoded by the coding sequence ATGGAAGATAAAACGAAAGTATATGTATTTGCAAAAAAAGAAGTGTTCACGATCTTTTTCATTATGATCGTTACATCATTTGTCTCGTTTCTATTGGGAGTAAAGGTAGGAGGCGAGTTCGCTATGAATGATAGCGGAATTAACTCACAAATGATGCAAGAAATGAAAAAGGTTGAGAAACCAATTGAGTTTAAATCGCAAGATGAAGAACTTGTCGAGAAAATGGTTGAAGAAAAAGCTCAACCGAAAACTGAAGAAACAGACAAATACAGAGAACAGATCAAAAAGAAAATTGAAGAAGAGTTTAAAATGGAAGATCAATCTTTCAACGAACCAACTTCAATGAAGACAGCTGATGAGAAAATGGAAACAGTCGCTTCTGCTCCAAAGGCAGAAGCAGCGAAAGAAGATGTTGTCGAAAAAGAGTATGTTAAAAAGAGTGAATGGAGTGGGAAGTACACGATTCAGTTGATGGCCGATAAATCAAAGCTAAAAACAGAAGAGTTTGCGCGTACAGTCACTGTTAGAGGTTATGATCCAATTATCTATGACGTCGACATCCCAGGACGCGGTGTTTATTACAGAGTTAGCGTTGGAGTATTTGATAGTGTTTCTGAAGCTAAAGAATTTGTATTAAAAAATAAGTCATTCTTTCAAGGTTCTGACTATCACTTTATGCCTTTTGAATAG